The genomic segment CGCTCTTTAAGTGGTGTAAGATTCCCCGGCAGATCGACTTTTTTTGCCGGCTTATCGTCGGTCTGATCACTCCCGCATGCTACAAGAAAAATCAGTGTGAGAATGAAAAATCCCTTCAGCCATCTGGACATCTTTACATATCCTCCTTATTTTTTGCCGTGCGGGAAGCCGTGACTTCCTGCCGCAAATGATGGTGAATCTTCACAAACAGCTTCGCCATGCCACTGTCCGCGCGCACCTTTTCAATGGTCCGCGGGCGATCGAGACGGACATCGATAGACTCTGTTATCGTCCCCGGCTGGGACGACATCAGTTCCATCCGGTCGCTCAGAAGCAGTGCTTCATCGATGTTATGTGTGATAAAGACAACGGTTTTTTTCGTCTCCGCCCATATGGTGAGCAGTTCCTCCTGCAGTATGATCTTATTCTGTTCATCAAGTGAGGCAAAGGGTTCATCCATCAACAAAATTTCCGGGTCATTGGCAAAAGCCCGGGCAATTGATACCCGCTGCTTCATTCCGCCGGACAATTCTTTCGGATATAGACGGGCGGACTCGCTCAGACCGGTTTTTTCCAGATATTCCTCTACACGGGAGCGGACGACCGATCCTGGGGCACCGCGGACTTTCAGCCCAAATGCCACATTTTCCCACACCGTCATCCAGGGAATGACCCCGTTTTCCTGAAAAACCATCGACTGAAGCGGGCGGTCTCTGGAACCGGGCCGGATTGTAAAAGAGCCTGAACTCGGCTTTTCCAGGCCGGCCAGGATACGCAGTAATGTCGATTTACCACAGCCGGACGGTCCAAGCAGGCAGACAAATTCCCCCTCCCGTACCTGGAGGGTGACATGGCGCAATGCAGCCGTACTGCCTCCCTTCTTATAAAAAACTTTTGAAACATCATCGACAGTGATTTTTACATCTGACATGGCATCTCTCCTCCTCTTACTGCCACGGGACCATTCTGCTCTGCAGGGCGCGGACGCCAAGCGAAAACAGGTAGCCGAAGAAAGAGATCAGAACGAGACCAACGTACATTTCCTTCATGACAAATGCACTGTACGAGGTCCAGATCAGGTAACCAATACCTGACGTGGCGCCGACCATTTCGGCGGCAACGATCGTCAGAAGGGCGATCGCCTGCCCCATCTGAATCCCTTCGAACATGACAGGCAGTGCGCCGGGCAATGCAATTTTCAGCATATAGTCCTTGCCTGTTGCTCCGAAATTTCTTGCGACATCCATGTAGATGCTGTCAATGCCCATCACCCCCGCCGCTGTATTGATCACGACAGGAAAAAAGACACTTGTTGCAATAGTGATCACTTTCGATACTTCACCAATCCCGAACAGGATGATGAAAATCGGAAGCAGGGCAATGGTCGGAATCGGCATCAGACTCATGACAATCGGCTGCACAAACAGTTTTACCGGCTTATAAAGACCCATGAACAGACCGATGATGATGCCCGGAATGACGCCGAGGAAAAAACCGCCGGCGATCCGCAGCAGACTGATTGTTAAATGGTTAAACAGTTCGCCGGATGCCATCAGATCGATAAAGGTACCGATAATTTCAGTCGGCGGCGGAAAGAAACGGGCGTCGACAAGATTTGTTCGTGAGAGTATTTCCCAGATCATCAAGAGGAAAACGGGAGAGGCAATCGTCAGCGATTGCTTCAGCCGTCCTCTCCGCCTGCGTCTGCGCCATTCCTCACGCTCACTCTCAATCATTTTTTTATCCTGTTCACTCATGGTTTCAATCCTGTTTGTCTCCTTCTCCAAGTGAACAACACCTCGATTTATCTGATCATTTATATATATAAAGAAAGGCTGAAAAACAGAAGTGGACAAAATTCACCTTTGTTTTTCGACCGGACACGCCAAGTGGGCTGCCTGAAATGATGGAGTGCAGAATCGTGTGTACTCAACTTTTTATATTCTTCATTAGAATCAAAGGTGAAAACATAGTTGCCATTGCATTTCATTAGTGAGACTCCGTTCTATGTGACCATGACAGCGGTCACTTAAACTTTTTTGCCTGTGTGATTTAGATTTGTTAAAGAATCGATGAAATGAAGGCAAATAAAATCAGGGACACCTGTATGGTGAAGGTATCCCTGATCTTTGTATTATGCGTGGGTTTTAAGCAGTTTTCATGGTGAGAAAACGGTTATATGCGGTTCATCGCTTGCTTCAATTTACTCCCTGACCTTGCCGGCACGGGCGCTCCTTTCCTTCTTTTCACCCGGCTTTTCACCCGGGTATTCATTTTTCACACACTGTCGACAGATTCCTGGCGAGCTCATTTTTCAGTTTTCCGTGTTTTTCCATGTTGAACTGTTTGTCTGCATCAAACCAGTTGGAGGCATCATAGAGCCACACCGGCTTTTTTCTTTGCTCTTCTTTTTCCCACTCATACCGGGGAAAAATATGAGCGTGCAAAAACGCGTCAGTATTGCCCAGGATATCGTAATTGACACGTATCGGATGACAGACATCGATGATGACGTCTCCAATCAGGCTCATATCCGTTAGAAACTGCGAGCGTTCAGAGACTGATAAATCATTCAGGCTGAACACTTCTTTTTTCGGAAGCAGGACGCAATAGCCGGGCAGAAACTGCGTATCGCCAATGACCGCGTAGCCGCTTTTCATTTGGGCCAGAACCATCGGATTCGTTCCGTTTCTTGCTGATTCAATTCTGTTTTTTCTCCAGTTCACGGCTGTCACCTCCAGCATCTGTTTTCTTCAGTCATTCTGTTACAGTTCGATCCAGTAGCGCTGAGTGATCCGCTCTTTATGTTGCCTTTCATTTTCAAGGATACCGCCATTATTGGTGATTGTTTTCGCAGAACCTATATTATTCTTATCACAAGTGATGAGCACACGTGTGAGTTGAAGGTTGCGTGCTTTATTCAGTGCCATGGCCAGCATCAGGGTTGCGTAGCCCTTATGCCGTTCCAAAGGGCGAATGCCATAACCCATGTGCCCGCCGAAATCGAGTAAAGCGTCATTCAATTCATGGCGCAACTGCACCGCCCCATAAAGGCGCATGTGATCGTCCGCCAAAAAGTATAAGGTTGCCGGAACCCAGTCACGCCTGCGCACCACATCGGTTTTTCCCTCTTCCAGGCCCGCCAGGAATTGCGACCAGGTGTGACTTCCTTTGTCCGAAGCCTCTGGAACAACCCTTTCCCCGGACTCTTTCCATTCCGATAAGTAATCATTATAATTGTCTTCAAGTTCTGGCGTCAGTTCAACTAATGTCAACATTGAATCACCCCGATACCTGTGTGGACTTCATCAGCCGGCACCGCATATTTTTTAATCACCCTTCTTATATACCAATTCAAAAACTTCGCAGACACATGGCATGTTTTCGGTAAACGTCACCCCGGCTTCAGCATATTCCTGTTTGAAAAAGGCTTCATGGACACGGCGCCAATATGCCAGTGTGCGGTCCCCTTCCCCTTCGTGCCAGGCATGCTCCCAGGTGACTAAGCGATAGGGAAGAGTTTCTACAACAACGGTTCGGGTCATTGCCACAGGGTCACCGCTGCCATCAAGAATCATGTTGAACTCGCCGACTTGCGGAAGGGGTTCGCCCTTTTCATAGAGTTCACGGGCTGAGGTTGTTGCTGTTTTTATCCCTTTAACAACAAGATCAGCCAGTTCATCAGCCATATCAGGCGTATTGCCAAACGCCCAGGCCTGATAATTGTTATGCGTGAACCCCTGCCTCTTTTTAAAATCGTTCCAGAAAGCCTGAATTGCTTTATCGTTCGTCATGGATACGCACTCCTCCGATTGGGCGAATTTTACTGATTTTTGTTCCCTCTTCCTATGTAAACGAGACCATTTGAACAATGTCCATTCATTGTCCTGTAAACAACCTTTTCATATACTAAATCCTCAAAACCCTCTGTCCAGATTTTTACACGTTCATCATCATGATGCCTCAGGACCGCACCATCCGGTAATTCGAAGACGCCATACGCCCCATATTTTTGTTCGTACCTTTTATACCGCATGACATTTCGCTCATCGGCATTTATCAGAAAATCATTCACGTAAATGATGCCGCCAGGTTTTAAAACACGCTTGATTTCGCTGATGATTGCGTCCTGCTCTTCATCTTTATGGACGCAGGTAAGAACAGCAAGCAGCAGCACCGCGTCAAAAGTGTGATCCTCAAAAGGTAACTTGCCGCTGTTTATGGCAGAAAGCTTCATTTCGTCAGATTCATTAAACCGGGCACGCTGAATCATTTCTTCTGAGAAATCAACCCCGTATAAATGAGTAAAATGACGGCTGCTCAACTCCGATAACGTTCGACCATAGCCGCAGCCATAGTCCAGTATTCTATCATCTTTCGATACATACCTGGAAAAAAGATCCAATCGAAAAGGAGTAGTAAACCGCTTATCACCTGCCACTTTATTCCAGTAGTCTTTCTGGCTTTGCATGCATCATGCCCCCTAACCACGCATGCGGCACATTCGCCTCATATGAAATTGATTGTACAATGACAGCAGGTAAAAAGCTACAGGTGACAGGCAGATACTTTATTTCAAATCTGAACAGGCGTGCCTGATTCGTCAATTCTGATGCATGAAAAACGATTTTCACTCATTACTGTGATACATTAATGGCGATGGGAAATACAAGGAGGTATTTGAATGAGCATCGTGACGATTGGAAAAAGCCAGGTCAAAACCGTCCCACTTGGGCTGGGGACAAATAAAGTCGGAGGCCATAACCTGTTTGCCGGTTTATCGGAGAAAGACGGTCGGGAAACCGTTCGGGCCGCGCTGAAATCAGGTATTCAACTGCTGGATACAGCTTTTATGTACGGTAAAGGGCGCTCAGAGGAATTAATCGGAGAAGTCATCAGGGATTTTCCAAGAGATCAGGTGATTATTGCCGATAAAGCTGCCCATGACTTTTCAAGCGGTCAAATGGTACTAAATAATGATCCTCAGTTTCTGAGACAATCAGTGGACAAGGCTCTGAAACGACTGAAGACGGATTATATCGATATTTTTTATATCCATTTTCCTGATGAAAAAACACCAAAAAGTGAAGCAGTCGGCGCCCTCCAGGAATTAAAAGAAGCAGGGAAAATTCGAGCCATCGGCATTTCCAATTTTTCATTAGAACAGACCAGGGAAGCTAATCAGGACGGTTATGTGGATGTGGTTGAGAATTATTACAGCCTGATCCACCGTGATGAAGAAATAAATTTATTCCCTTATTTGCGAGACGCGGGGATTTCCTTTGTCCCGTACTTCCCGCTTGAATCCGGACTGCTTACAGGCAAGTTCAACAAAGAGACGACGTTTGACGAAAGTGACCCACGCAGTAAAAATAAGAAATTTACGGGTCAGGCGTTCCAAAAGACGATGGAGGCGGTTGATACCCTTCGCCCGATTGCGCGCAGGCACCATGTTGACGTCCTTCAGGTTGTCCTGGCATGGTACCTGGAAAATCCTGATCTGACTGCTGTAATTCCGGGTGCCCGTAATGCCGGACAGATACCAGGCATTGTCCAGTCTCTGGATGTTCAACTGTCAAAAGAAGAATATGATCTTATTGACCAAAACTTCTCAACCCGATAAACCCTGACCAAAAAGAAGCGCTGTGAGGCGCTTCTTTTTTCCGCAGTCTGCCGTTTATCCCGCATAAACGGACAGGCCCGGGTGGGGATAACGGCCCGCACCAGCCCGATGAGTTCAACGAACAATCAGCGGGAGATGAAGAGCCCCCCACTGATTGAAGTTTGACTTTATTCAATCGAGCCAGAGCGTTTGGATAAAAGCACATGGATCAGCATCTGATGCCTGCAGATCTCATCATGGTTATTTTTTAATTCCCCAGTAGCAGCGTTTTGGGATACAATTTTCTCTTCTTTCTTGAGCTTTGCCATGATTTTGCTGACTTCTTTCTTGTCAATCCCGGTTGCTTCAGCTACAGCACCCGCATTTGCAGGTCCCGCAGCTTTTTCAAAAAAAGCAAGGACTGCATCATAATTTTCCACCTGGATCCTCTCCCTTAAACGTATTCACTCAAACTGAAAACACCTTCATTATACAAATTCACCGTTCCCCTGATATATTGCAGGTCGCAGTGAATATGGCATTTCTGTGTCGTTTTGACTACCATGAGGGAGCATCATACCGTATGATCAGGATCAGCTGAGCTTCGATAATGAGTACCGGGAGAAACGGGGATAGGTTTTCCCTCTCTGACAAATATTAGTTACCCGACCAGAGCACGTGCTTCACAGATTGGAAAACATCATATGATTCAATTAAAATACATTTCTCATTTGAAAAGACAAACTTGACAATCCAAGGCATCAGATGCTTCATAAGTTTAAAATTCTGGAATCCATAGTCCGAATCAAAGTAATGAATCATTACACTGAGAAGCGTGCCGTGACTGCTGATGACTAACGTTTGATCCCTATAGTTACGCAGTAATATATTTAAGAAGCCGATAACACGGTCCTGGGCTTCCTGCAGGCTTTCCCGGCAGGAAGCTTATACTGAAAATCTGCCCACTGTCTTTTTGCATATGATTGAAAATCATCCACCCATTGTCCGATAGTTCGTTCACGAAAACCCGGAACATGATGAATGGGCATACCTTTTTTATCTGTAAAATGACGGATGGTATCCAACGCACGCTGATACGGGCTTGAAAAAACAGTATTGACGTCTTTATCCTGAAGAAAGTCGGTAACCAGTGTTCTGTCCTTCAACCCCTTGCCGGTTAATGGTCGACATCTGTCATTGTGGACACGGGCATCTGACTCAGCATGCCGGACAAAATAGATGATGGTCATCTGGCGACACTCCCATAAGTAATCTTTATATCAGAATGTGTTTCTTACTTTCCTCATGGTGCTGCGCTATTCCGGAGAGTCCCCAGCTCACCCTACAATCAGTGCTCTGCGTCCCATTGCATCGTAAATCCGAATGAACTTTCCTTTTTCCACCCGAACATTTTTTCCGCTCCGCTCAGTAGATTCGCAGTCGTTGAAAGTGACGAAATCATCATTTGTGCCGGTGACGACAATACAGTGCAGCGGTCTCGGGGCAAAAACATTTTTCCGGCAGGAGTCTTCCAGTATCGCATGACCGGCATCTCATGGGAGATTGTGAACCAGACAAGGACCGGTTTCCCTTCGCCAACAGCCTGCTCAATAACCTTGAAATCTTTTCCATAAAGTGCCGTCCCGCCACCGCGATAATGGTCAAGGACCTGCTTTAATGGCTTCGGGTTAATCGTGACACCATCGCCATAAGGATCTCCGACAAAGCCGACTTCCGGATCGCCCCAGCTTCTCACGGAACCATCCGGGTTTTCGATCAGCGGTGTGCTGTCGCGCGGCATCTGCCGGACCACAGTCTCCTTATCCACATTTACTCCATAATAATGAAGGGCCATCGTCAGGGCGACCGCCTCACATCCGGTCGGCAGTTCCGGTCGCTGCCGGATCAGAGGGACATCCAAAAGAGCTGTCAATACGTCCACCTCCTGTTTTTCCTGCTTTATTCGCTTTTTTCAAAGGCGACTGGTAATATATTCGTATGGACAAAAGTCTGATCATTTTCCAGGCCATGCAGGCGATCTGTCTGAAGATACGTGTAGTATATCATATCAATATAGTATAATAATCTTAGTCTTTATTATAATCTTTTCCCGTTCGGGCAAAATATGGGTAAGGCTTTATTTGTGTTTATACTGATTCATAAAAATAAAACTAAAAAACTGTTTAACTGGGAGTGGACATTTTGACGTTGCAAATACCTGAGCATGTGAATCTGTATGATGAGATGGTGAAGCAGGCAAAATTACATCCTAAGAAAGTAATCATCGAAGATTTAAGCGTTGCGCTAACCTATAAAAAATTCTTAATCGCTGTCAATGTGATGAGCGGTAAGCTGGATCAGATTGTAAAGGGCGAGAAAAGGGTGGGCATTTTTCTGCCGAACGTCGCCGCACAGGTGATTGTCCTGTTCGCGCTGTTTAAAAATGAACAGCAGCCCTGTCTGCTGAATTTCACGATGGGCACGCAAAATATTATCGACTGCATCGAAACCGTCTCACCGATGGAGACCGTCATCACATCAAGGGAATTTGTGAAGAAGGCGGATCTCGAGTTTGTTATTGAAGAGATGGAAAAGCAGGTTAAAGTCGTTTACCTCGAAGATGTCCGCAGCAGTATCACCACATTTCAGAAGCTGTCCGGATTATTCGGATCCAGAGTGTCCGGTCTGAAGAAAAGGGAGCAGTCGGAAGTCATTCTGTTTACATCGGGAACCGAATCGAAACCAAAGGGGGTCATCCTGACACATCGGAACATTTATGCGAATATTAAACAGGTCTTTAATCATGTCGCACTCGATGAGGATAGGGACCGCATTTTAAACCCACTGCCACTCTTTCATTCTTTTGGCATGACAGTCGGTTCGATCCTTCCGGTTGTCGGGAATGTAAAAGTATTTCTCTACCCGTCACCACTCCATTACCGGGAAATCCCGAAGATCGTTGAAAAAGACAAAAGTACACTTTTTGTGGCGACCAATACTTTTTTCGAGAATTATGCAAAATATGCAACGAGAGAGCAGCTTCATACTCTGAGAATTGTCGTCTGCGGGGGTGAAAAGCTGCAGAAAGATGTCAGAGATACCTACCGCGATAAGTTTGGCATTCAAATTATGGAAGGATACGGAGCAACCGAAACGTCGCCGATTATTTCTCTGAATACCGCGCAGCACCATAAAGAAGGAACGGTCGGCCGTCTCGTTCCCCTGATGGAAGCCCGGATTTCCAAAGTGGAAGGAGTGAATGAAGGCGGTAACCTGCTACTTAAGGGGCCGAATGTTATGAAGGGCTACCTCATCCATGGAAAAGGATTCGTTCCGTGCGGAGAGTGGTATAATACCGGTGATATCGCTGAGATTGATAAGGATGGATATATTCGGATTATTTCCCGGTTAAAACGCTTCGCAAAAATAGCTGCAGAAATGATTTCATTAAATAAAGTTGAGGAACTGGCACTAGAATGCTTCGGCGAATCAGTTTTCTACGCCGTCAGTATCCCCGATAAGCGCAGGGGAGAAAAAATCATTCTGTTCACGACCAAAGAAGATGTCCCGGTCAGGAAGTTTAAAAAGTTCATCAAGGATAAGAAAATGTCTCTGCTCTATATTCCTTCCGAAATCAAACATATTGATGAAGTGCCACTGCTCGGCAGCGGGAAACCCAATTACTGGGTACTTGAGAAACTGGCCAAAAAAGAAGAATGAAAGCATACAGGAGCACGCAAAAAAGGATGGCAGATTCAGCCATCCTTTTTCTTTAACCTGATTTTCCGTTGTCGGAAGCACAATCCTCAGGCCGTCTGTTCAGGCACCGGTTCACCCGCTGTGACCAGGGTCTTATCACGTCCCATGAGGAACGTCAGAATTAAGATGAAGACCCCGGTACCGATCAGCAGCCATTCGATTTTAATGAAATCGGCGATGGGCCCGAAGATCAGCATACCGATCGGCATCATCGATGTAGAAATCATCCCCATGACGCCGAACACCCGGCCGAGATAACCTTCCTCAACTTTCTCCTGCAGCATAACAGTTGTCGGTGTATTCAGCATCGGCATAGAAACGCCGAATAGGGTCATAAAGACCAGATAAATCCAGAAAACCGGAATAGCGCCTAACGCGAAAGTGCAGATACCCATAATCAGAGTGGAGAAAACCAGCGTTTTCGTTCTGTTTCGGAAACCGCCCCAGGCTGCGATCAGCCCGCCGCCGGCCATCATACCGACAGAAAAGGCAATTTCAATTGCTGTCAGACGCCAGACATCGCCGCCGAATGTCCGTGTCACCTGCAGAGGTGTCAGAAATGCAGCAGGAGCCATTAAGACAAAAAACAAACCAAAGAAAAGAAAAAATTGCTTCAGAAAAGCATGATCACGCACATACCGCAAACCTTCTCTAAAGTCACTCAGATAACTTGTCGTCTG from the Sporolactobacillus sp. Y61 genome contains:
- a CDS encoding ABC transporter permease; amino-acid sequence: MSEQDKKMIESEREEWRRRRRRGRLKQSLTIASPVFLLMIWEILSRTNLVDARFFPPPTEIIGTFIDLMASGELFNHLTISLLRIAGGFFLGVIPGIIIGLFMGLYKPVKLFVQPIVMSLMPIPTIALLPIFIILFGIGEVSKVITIATSVFFPVVINTAAGVMGIDSIYMDVARNFGATGKDYMLKIALPGALPVMFEGIQMGQAIALLTIVAAEMVGATSGIGYLIWTSYSAFVMKEMYVGLVLISFFGYLFSLGVRALQSRMVPWQ
- a CDS encoding MFS transporter; this encodes MNTINPPLKEHWLKNIILFLSSQTISLFGSSLVQYAMMWYITLQTKSGMMMTLYIICGFIPTFILSPVAGVWADRYNRKHLIILSDGLVAVSTLILALFFLMGYNAIWLLFVMAAVRAFGTGIQTPAVGAILPQIVPRDKLTKVNGTNGSIQAVIMFISPIVSAALLSLASIEIIFFIDVVTAAIAISTLLTLVKIAPHEKAMQKQTTSYLSDFREGLRYVRDHAFLKQFFLFFGLFFVLMAPAAFLTPLQVTRTFGGDVWRLTAIEIAFSVGMMAGGGLIAAWGGFRNRTKTLVFSTLIMGICTFALGAIPVFWIYLVFMTLFGVSMPMLNTPTTVMLQEKVEEGYLGRVFGVMGMISTSMMPIGMLIFGPIADFIKIEWLLIGTGVFILILTFLMGRDKTLVTAGEPVPEQTA
- a CDS encoding HIT domain-containing protein, with the translated sequence MNWRKNRIESARNGTNPMVLAQMKSGYAVIGDTQFLPGYCVLLPKKEVFSLNDLSVSERSQFLTDMSLIGDVIIDVCHPIRVNYDILGNTDAFLHAHIFPRYEWEKEEQRKKPVWLYDASNWFDADKQFNMEKHGKLKNELARNLSTVCEK
- a CDS encoding aldo/keto reductase; the protein is MSIVTIGKSQVKTVPLGLGTNKVGGHNLFAGLSEKDGRETVRAALKSGIQLLDTAFMYGKGRSEELIGEVIRDFPRDQVIIADKAAHDFSSGQMVLNNDPQFLRQSVDKALKRLKTDYIDIFYIHFPDEKTPKSEAVGALQELKEAGKIRAIGISNFSLEQTREANQDGYVDVVENYYSLIHRDEEINLFPYLRDAGISFVPYFPLESGLLTGKFNKETTFDESDPRSKNKKFTGQAFQKTMEAVDTLRPIARRHHVDVLQVVLAWYLENPDLTAVIPGARNAGQIPGIVQSLDVQLSKEEYDLIDQNFSTR
- a CDS encoding ABC transporter ATP-binding protein, yielding MSDVKITVDDVSKVFYKKGGSTAALRHVTLQVREGEFVCLLGPSGCGKSTLLRILAGLEKPSSGSFTIRPGSRDRPLQSMVFQENGVIPWMTVWENVAFGLKVRGAPGSVVRSRVEEYLEKTGLSESARLYPKELSGGMKQRVSIARAFANDPEILLMDEPFASLDEQNKIILQEELLTIWAETKKTVVFITHNIDEALLLSDRMELMSSQPGTITESIDVRLDRPRTIEKVRADSGMAKLFVKIHHHLRQEVTASRTAKNKEDM
- a CDS encoding histidine phosphatase family protein; amino-acid sequence: MTIIYFVRHAESDARVHNDRCRPLTGKGLKDRTLVTDFLQDKDVNTVFSSPYQRALDTIRHFTDKKGMPIHHVPGFRERTIGQWVDDFQSYAKRQWADFQYKLPAGKACRKPRTVLSAS
- a CDS encoding AMP-binding protein; the protein is MDILTLQIPEHVNLYDEMVKQAKLHPKKVIIEDLSVALTYKKFLIAVNVMSGKLDQIVKGEKRVGIFLPNVAAQVIVLFALFKNEQQPCLLNFTMGTQNIIDCIETVSPMETVITSREFVKKADLEFVIEEMEKQVKVVYLEDVRSSITTFQKLSGLFGSRVSGLKKREQSEVILFTSGTESKPKGVILTHRNIYANIKQVFNHVALDEDRDRILNPLPLFHSFGMTVGSILPVVGNVKVFLYPSPLHYREIPKIVEKDKSTLFVATNTFFENYAKYATREQLHTLRIVVCGGEKLQKDVRDTYRDKFGIQIMEGYGATETSPIISLNTAQHHKEGTVGRLVPLMEARISKVEGVNEGGNLLLKGPNVMKGYLIHGKGFVPCGEWYNTGDIAEIDKDGYIRIISRLKRFAKIAAEMISLNKVEELALECFGESVFYAVSIPDKRRGEKIILFTTKEDVPVRKFKKFIKDKKMSLLYIPSEIKHIDEVPLLGSGKPNYWVLEKLAKKEE
- a CDS encoding histidine phosphatase family protein — protein: MQEAQDRVIGFLNILLRNYRDQTLVISSHGTLLSVMIHYFDSDYGFQNFKLMKHLMPWIVKFVFSNEKCILIESYDVFQSVKHVLWSGN
- a CDS encoding GNAT family N-acetyltransferase, with amino-acid sequence MLTLVELTPELEDNYNDYLSEWKESGERVVPEASDKGSHTWSQFLAGLEEGKTDVVRRRDWVPATLYFLADDHMRLYGAVQLRHELNDALLDFGGHMGYGIRPLERHKGYATLMLAMALNKARNLQLTRVLITCDKNNIGSAKTITNNGGILENERQHKERITQRYWIEL
- a CDS encoding ASCH domain-containing protein, with translation MTNDKAIQAFWNDFKKRQGFTHNNYQAWAFGNTPDMADELADLVVKGIKTATTSARELYEKGEPLPQVGEFNMILDGSGDPVAMTRTVVVETLPYRLVTWEHAWHEGEGDRTLAYWRRVHEAFFKQEYAEAGVTFTENMPCVCEVFELVYKKGD
- a CDS encoding class I SAM-dependent methyltransferase — its product is MQSQKDYWNKVAGDKRFTTPFRLDLFSRYVSKDDRILDYGCGYGRTLSELSSRHFTHLYGVDFSEEMIQRARFNESDEMKLSAINSGKLPFEDHTFDAVLLLAVLTCVHKDEEQDAIISEIKRVLKPGGIIYVNDFLINADERNVMRYKRYEQKYGAYGVFELPDGAVLRHHDDERVKIWTEGFEDLVYEKVVYRTMNGHCSNGLVYIGRGNKNQ
- a CDS encoding C39 family peptidase translates to MTALLDVPLIRQRPELPTGCEAVALTMALHYYGVNVDKETVVRQMPRDSTPLIENPDGSVRSWGDPEVGFVGDPYGDGVTINPKPLKQVLDHYRGGGTALYGKDFKVIEQAVGEGKPVLVWFTISHEMPVMRYWKTPAGKMFLPRDRCTVLSSPAQMMISSLSTTANLLSGAEKMFGWKKESSFGFTMQWDAEH